CTGGTGCAGAGGGAATCTCTTGCTGAGTATATTGTGTCACATACTGGACATTGCTGCAGGGATGGAGGCAGCAGGAGACACTAGAAATCTGGAGTAGAATTTTGCACATCATGAGGATTTTGTAGAATTTACCTTTCTTGTTTTGGAGAACCCGCTGGAACATCACTGGTGTCTGGAGCTGAGAGGTGAGAAATGCCTATTTATCGCCATAGACTGTTTGCTCTGAACCATAATGATAACATATTGCATTCCAGTTTATCTATGCCCCGGTTTCACCTGATAAGTAACAAAGAATTAAACATACGTCTGCTCTGGCCCAGCGACAGGTCGGTCATTCTAAGTGTTGGGAAGCGTGTCCCTGAGTTCATAGAAGCCTGTAAATGATTTAAATGTATATTGTGTTCTGTGTGGCAATAGCCAGCTGTCACAGAGTCACAGGGTCTGGTATGGCCCCAGCCTGTCGTCAGCCCCGTGGGAGTGACCCCTTTAATGTGCCTAACCCAAGGACCCACACAGCTCCACAGAGGCAGGCCTGTGGCCTTCATGACTCCCAGCCTGGGCCTTCGGCACCAGCAATCCCTGTCTGTGGCTCCTCACAGAGAATCCAGCCCAGCCAGAGTCCTGCAGGACACAGTGCTCTCAGTCAATATCTGCAGTGACACCAAGTGGCCCATTCAACAGAAGGTGACGATTCCTTAGTTACCTGGCGTATAGAATCTGAAAGTCCTTACATTAGCACAGTGGGGCAAAGGTTAACACAGTAGGAAGATAAACCAACCTCTCCTGCAGAAGGTGCATCTTTCTCCCTGTGAAGAACTCTGTCAAATTAATAGGCCAGCCACCCAGACTGATGAAGCACAACAAGCAGGAGAAAGTATTATCAATACTGGAATGCAATGTTATCATCATGGTTCAGAGCCAACAATCTACGGCGACAAATAGGCAGTTCTCACCTCTCTGCTCCAGACACCAGTGCTGTTCCAGCGGGTTCTCCAAAACAAGAAAAGTAAATTCTACAAAATCCTCATGATGTGCAAAATTCTACTCCAGATTTCTAGTGTCTCCTGCTGCCTCCATCCCTGCAGCAATGTGTTATATAAAAGTGTTGGAAAtcgaaaacaaaacaatccctCCCTTCCTAGAGATAACCATCTGCCCCAGTCCTCTGTGCCCCAAAACCAGATTCCCAGCCCCCACTGAGCAGCAGCTCCCTGGAGTCTGCCAGCCAGGCTGACCCTGGCTCCAGGCAGCTCCTTCTGAGttggcatgggggggcagggctatcAGGGGATACCATTTTCTACCCCATGTGGATTCTCCGATGCGTAAGAAAATTGGAGCAGCGAATAAAGCTTTTCCCGCAGTCAGGGCAGTCGTAAGTCTTCTCCTCCCGGTGGGTCCTCTGGTGTTTGATCAGGGCTGAGCTCACGGTGAAACTCCTCCTGCACTCAGGGCATTCGTAGGgcttctctcccgtgtggatccTCTGGTGCGTCATGAGGTTCGAGCTgcgattgaagcttttcccgcagtcAGGGCACCGATatggtctctctcccgtgtgggttcTCTGGTGTCTAATCAGGTCCGAGCTGTTCCTGAACCATTTGTTACAATCAATGCacttatagggtttctctccggTGTGCACTCGCTGGTGGTTGATAAGACTGGAGCTCTGACTGAAGCTCTTCTCACACTCCTCACATTTGTagggtctctcccctgtgtgAATTTTCTGGTGCCTGATGAGGTAGGAGCTGAcgctgaagcttttcccgcactcggGGCACTTGTagggtctctcccctgtgtgggttctctggtgGGAAGTGAGGTTGGAGCTCTGGTTGAAGCCTTTCCCGCAGTCAGGGcatttgtagggtttctctccGGTGTGGAGTCTCTGGTGGGTGATGAGGGTGGAGCTGTcgctgaagcttttcccgcagcTGGGGCACTTGTAAGGCTTCTCCCCCGTGTGCAGTCTCTGATGGGTGATCAGGTGGGAGCTCcggctgaagcttttcccacagtacagacatttatagggtttctctccggCATGGAGTCTCTGATGGACAATCAGATTTGAACTGCGACTGAAGCTTCTGCCACATTCCTCACAGATGGTGGGTCTCTCTTCATTGGGGATTCTCTGGTGGATGGTGTCCACGGGCCCGTGACATGATTCATCCAATCCTTTCCCTGGCTGGGTTCCCAGCTCCCTCTCCAGTCTGTGCTGATTCTCCCAGCCTTCTCCCTGCTCAGCACTCTGGGAAACATTCCCTTCAGTTCTTCCCGACATCCTCCTGTGTGGTTGCACTAGCTCAGGACCTTCCAGCTGAGAGTTCTCCTCCTCGCTCTCACTGCCCGTCCTGTCTCCTGCTGGGACAGGGAATCCAGACAGCAGTCAGTCCTCAGAGAGGCTGACACAAAAAAGGGTGAAACAAATTAATAACAGGATCCAAATCCCCCCAAATCCTTCCCcagaggagagaggggagggggataaGCCAGGCAGCAGACAGGGTTGTTGGAATCCCATGCGTGACATCTGCCACGAGGACATAAAACTGGGCTAGAAGCTGACCGAAGCAATCCCTCACCTGTGTGGCCATTTCTTAGGATTCCTCTTTCTTCAGAGCCCTGGAGATCCTGGCCCCACGGCTCTTCCCCTTGGTCCAGCCGGGAGATCTCACTCAGCTTGGGAACAGGAAACCCTGCTCAGGGGAAAAAGCAATTAGGCTCACATACATTCTCTGTTTATAGGTTGGGGAGGCTGCTGCAGGGTGCCCAACCCCTTTCTTTGCTGCAGGGAGATTTCATATGAACAGACAGGGAAATGCTCCCAGAGCCCACTAGGAAAGGCAAGTGTCTGGGAGAGACATGCTGTGTCCCCTGAAGTGAGCTCAGGGTTCTGCACAGACAGGGAACTTGGGCCAGATTTCTAAAGaggtttaggcacctacagtCACAGACAGGGGCCTAGTGGGATTCCGTAGAAGCAAAATGGAAGTTAGACActgagaaaattttgaaaatctcactcagtgcttgtctgcatctttaggcagctACCTACCAGCAAAAATCTGGCCAGTAgggcctcaggcagagcagagtcaGGAGACACATGTCCATCCCTGATGGAGCAGAGGCCCCAGAAGCAGAATCTgccctgggaagtgggggaaaCAGTGAGTTTGTCCCACTTGGGAGCCCGGGTTACAGAGAGAACAGCACCATCATTAAGTCCCTGGATCTCCGGTCCTGTGAGGAGACAGTCTCTCCCACATGGGGTCTGCGGACTATGGGGCTGTTCCTCCTGAATGCTAAGGGACCAGATCAGAACCCGCCCTGGGCACTTCAGGGACACCCAGCTCCTGATACCTGAGGGGACAGAAATCCTTACCCAGGAGGTCCCTGTAAAGAACTCGGTGACATGGATTCAGCAGAGCCCACTGCCCCTCAGGGAAATACACAGCCATCTCCTCGAAGGTCACCAACCCCTGGAACAGCAAGCATCCACCGCTCAGTGCCTGCTGCCCAGACGCAAGCGCACTAGCTCAGCCACGGCCTGTCCCAGCCTCCCTCAccatctgctgctgctcccacagGCCTTGGGTTACATCCCCTGCCTACCAGCCCCTCAGGACGATCCCAaatcaccccctcccacaacccacaCAGACCTGCCCTTGCACTGTTATTGGATCAGGGCCTCCCCTTGCTCCACAGGAGAGACTCCGCCTCCCTCTTGCCCCCCGTGCGCCCAGCTCTCCAGCCTCCCCGGCTTGGGGGCTGCATCTGGGCCTTGGCTGGCCTGACAGCCAATGCACGTGTGGGCTCAATGCTCCTGCCACCGCCCAACTGGCTGTTCGGAAGCCACTTCCTATGGCTTTCTCTGAACAGCTGGGCACCTCTGTCccatcctctgccccttccctcaccctctGTGGGGAGAACTGGGCCTGCAAATTCACTCTAAAGGTGAGTGAGAGTTCATAAGACTTCACAAAAACCTGTAATAACAAACAGTGATCGGAACTAGTGCAAGGAAACCAGACTGAGACTGGTTTGGTCTAAACCGAAAATGCCACGTTGATGTAATCCAATGGCTGCTGAAACTAACGCTTGTTAAAAATGGGTGATATGGAACTGCAAactaatgaaccaaaattggtgtgtcggATATTgggcctaactggtggacaaaataccATGGGGATGTGCTGTTCCACCACCACTCCCTTTGTGTCTCCTTAAAGAATGAGACTTTGTGAGGACAAGTCAGAAAGAACAGATGGAGGCTAGCGGGGTGAGCTTCACCACCCTggcaactccccccccccttcccgggATCCAGGATACTCTTCGTCCTTATCCTGAGAGCTGTCCTGACCGGCCCGGGCCAGAGAAAGGGACCCACATGACATCACCACCTATACCAGCTCCACTGGAATCCCAGTGAAATGGGATtagactttaacaacagctccagcccacttCAATTAACTTCTCCTTTTTCCCctaaaggacagttattaccatctctGATACCAGGTAAGAGACTGCGAGACAAGgggctttttccttttaaaaccctCTCCAGCTGAAGCAAAAGGGAACACAGGATGTCATTAAAATGAAGGCCTCACTTAGCACTTTACATGTCAAATGTTGTATCTTTAATAGAAGGTTCAAAGGGTGTTTAGTGGTGAGTGTGCCACGGTGATGTAAAGGCTGCGGTCTCTGTACACCAAGCCCTAACCCTTGTTTAATGTTAGACAGGGACTGGGTTATGTAAACCTCTTTGGCCCCTTTGTTCCATCTAAATTTATGCTATGCCCCCCACAACACTTTACATAGGAgctcagcatcattatccccacgttacagatggggaaactgaggcacagagtggggcagtgacttgcccaaggatagGCCATAGGCCAGCAGCAttgctgggaatagaagcccGGTCTCCTGAGTGTCAGTCAGGTAtgctagccactaggccacactgcctcagtTTAAACACAGCCCAATGGGGAAGTTCCTCACCCAATGCACTAACCCTCCCCCCTTCCATATTGTGGTTACTCCTCCTGCCACAACCCACTTCCCCTGGATAGATCCCCTACCTGAGCGGGATCTGCTGCAGCCATGTCCCTTCCCCGTCCCCCAGCAGACAGGGACAATCTGGAGCAAAGCGCGGACCTGgttctgcagcctgtcagggtgagAAGGGTCAGTGGAGAGATTTCAGAAGGGGTTTTGGTGCATTTCACAGCTCTTCAGGTCATCAcaggctctttccctgcagaCAGACGCTCAGTGCTGAGAAC
This portion of the Dermochelys coriacea isolate rDerCor1 chromosome 14, rDerCor1.pri.v4, whole genome shotgun sequence genome encodes:
- the LOC119842762 gene encoding zinc finger protein 383-like isoform X1; its protein translation is MLCLFLIPCSASRLRACCWTASIVSRESWLSPRCALAGSVRGEPFPSASLGPAGGTCSGGWEQPRALPTPAPEPEPAGCRTRSALCSRLSLSAGGRGRDMAAADPAQGLVTFEEMAVYFPEGQWALLNPCHRVLYRDLLGFPVPKLSEISRLDQGEEPWGQDLQGSEERGILRNGHTAGDRTGSESEEENSQLEGPELVQPHRRMSGRTEGNVSQSAEQGEGWENQHRLERELGTQPGKGLDESCHGPVDTIHQRIPNEERPTICEECGRSFSRSSNLIVHQRLHAGEKPYKCLYCGKSFSRSSHLITHQRLHTGEKPYKCPSCGKSFSDSSTLITHQRLHTGEKPYKCPDCGKGFNQSSNLTSHQRTHTGERPYKCPECGKSFSVSSYLIRHQKIHTGERPYKCEECEKSFSQSSSLINHQRVHTGEKPYKCIDCNKWFRNSSDLIRHQRTHTGERPYRCPDCGKSFNRSSNLMTHQRIHTGEKPYECPECRRSFTVSSALIKHQRTHREEKTYDCPDCGKSFIRCSNFLTHRRIHMG
- the LOC119842762 gene encoding zinc finger protein 239-like isoform X5, whose product is MSGRTEGNVSQSAEQGEGWENQHRLERELGTQPGKGLDESCHGPVDTIHQRIPNEERPTICEECGRSFSRSSNLIVHQRLHAGEKPYKCLYCGKSFSRSSHLITHQRLHTGEKPYKCPSCGKSFSDSSTLITHQRLHTGEKPYKCPDCGKGFNQSSNLTSHQRTHTGERPYKCPECGKSFSVSSYLIRHQKIHTGERPYKCEECEKSFSQSSSLINHQRVHTGEKPYKCIDCNKWFRNSSDLIRHQRTHTGERPYRCPDCGKSFNRSSNLMTHQRIHTGEKPYECPECRRSFTVSSALIKHQRTHREEKTYDCPDCGKSFIRCSNFLTHRRIHMG
- the LOC119842762 gene encoding zinc finger protein 501-like isoform X3, with translation MAAADPAQGLVTFEEMAVYFPEGQWALLNPCHRVLYRDLLGFPVPKLSEISRLDQGEEPWGQDLQGSEERGILRNGHTAGDRTGSESEEENSQLEGPELVQPHRRMSGRTEGNVSQSAEQGEGWENQHRLERELGTQPGKGLDESCHGPVDTIHQRIPNEERPTICEECGRSFSRSSNLIVHQRLHAGEKPYKCLYCGKSFSRSSHLITHQRLHTGEKPYKCPSCGKSFSDSSTLITHQRLHTGEKPYKCPDCGKGFNQSSNLTSHQRTHTGERPYKCPECGKSFSVSSYLIRHQKIHTGERPYKCEECEKSFSQSSSLINHQRVHTGEKPYKCIDCNKWFRNSSDLIRHQRTHTGERPYRCPDCGKSFNRSSNLMTHQRIHTGEKPYECPECRRSFTVSSALIKHQRTHREEKTYDCPDCGKSFIRCSNFLTHRRIHMG
- the LOC119842762 gene encoding zinc finger protein 383-like isoform X2 → MLCLFLIPCSASRLRACCWTASIVSRESWLSPRCALAGSVRGEPFPSASLGPAGGTCSGGWEQPRALPTPAPEPEPAGCRTRSALCSRLSLSAGGRGRDMAAADPAQGLVTFEEMAVYFPEGQWALLNPCHRVLYRDLLGFPVPKLSEISRLDQGEEPWGQDLQGSEERGILRNGHTGDRTGSESEEENSQLEGPELVQPHRRMSGRTEGNVSQSAEQGEGWENQHRLERELGTQPGKGLDESCHGPVDTIHQRIPNEERPTICEECGRSFSRSSNLIVHQRLHAGEKPYKCLYCGKSFSRSSHLITHQRLHTGEKPYKCPSCGKSFSDSSTLITHQRLHTGEKPYKCPDCGKGFNQSSNLTSHQRTHTGERPYKCPECGKSFSVSSYLIRHQKIHTGERPYKCEECEKSFSQSSSLINHQRVHTGEKPYKCIDCNKWFRNSSDLIRHQRTHTGERPYRCPDCGKSFNRSSNLMTHQRIHTGEKPYECPECRRSFTVSSALIKHQRTHREEKTYDCPDCGKSFIRCSNFLTHRRIHMG